In Chiroxiphia lanceolata isolate bChiLan1 chromosome 2, bChiLan1.pri, whole genome shotgun sequence, a single genomic region encodes these proteins:
- the BCLAF3 gene encoding BCLAF1 and THRAP3 family member 3 isoform X3 encodes MTRSRSRSPRWKPRSLSPAFRSPEHHRQRHAHINYDCEYKSFRKDPKKPMPWRTEDEKYGQSNSRFAPHGNNHQRIYERRSPSPNLKRIPMEDAYSHKPYRTHSSERTESSRRCQLPPKYSEIPYKEHDRPFYQHKMEDRYVFDHYKVTGNEKGMKPFHRPLGSSCKLERKWHEDDLRHQRLHEEKYGQSPRRISDEFTARSSLQKRYPEDHDYREYGHTSKRAKEMERYDCGDVARNSKWKQERSFPPYQEKEEQRYPGAQSHRSAEREYVGGSVPKIAYEYNHNRRRHPEGEKPFPGDRAQKYVKQEDQKYSSSKGARNSKESECFSGGRARRTEEGHVEVPVKYSSKKGCDACVNSSKTDVEPRSFKNKPNERVRKDGELRKNVDSSNSQCDSSHTVSDVKVSDVNCMREHLTIKVDLKKTVTKYRSASSHTTERQISHDLAAVGRKNENFHPVFEHMESVKQNVEKDPSKEFTQEIITIIHQVKANYFASSDITLHERFSKIQDKPSTNTNEVKIHSDPEIHRRIDMSLAELQNKRTVPSESPQNVVRVLEDPNDLRYDIERRRKERLKNEDERVFHVDGVTPRNQQSCGLSKLQTSQLDGFQKPMRFIKPAFRKFIGRPHLNSYYSSKPSDTYPHRRIRGHLENAGPIRRHFKSNSADGRLQSHYKSGLVQKGLYIQAKYQRLRSVGVRGFTTNKFRDGFLRKEKGNLNIATET; translated from the exons ATGACAAGATCTAGATCAAGATCACCACGATGGAAACCAAG GTCCTTATCTCCAGCATTTAGGAGTCCAGAGCATCATAGGCAAAGGCATGCTCATATTAATTATGACTGTGAATATAAAAGCTTTCGTAAGGACCCAAAGAAGCCTATGCCTTGGagaacagaagatgaaaaatatggACAAAGCAATTCCAGGTTTGCACCTCATGGAAATAACCACCAGAGAATATATGAACGTAGGTCACCTTCACCAAACCTGAAAAGAATTCCCATGGAAGATGCTTACAGTCATAAGCCCTACAGAACACATTCAtctgaaagaactgaaagcagTAGGAGATGCCAGTTACCACCAAAATACTCAGAAATACCTTATAAAGAGCACGATCGTCCATTTTACCAACACAAAATGGAGGACAGATATGTGTTTGATCACTACAAAGTCACTGGAAACGAAAAAGGAATGAAGCCTTTTCATAGACCATTAGGGTCTTCATGtaaacttgaaagaaaatggCATGAAGATGACTTGAGGCACCAGAGGTTACATGAAGAGAAGTATGGTCAGTCACCCAGAAGAATTTCTGATGAATTCACGGCAAGGAGCTCTTTACAGAAGAG GTATCCTGAAGATCACGATTACAGAGAATATGGGCACACGTCTAAAAGGGCTAAGGAAATGGAGAGGTATGACTGTGGAGACGTAGCAAGAAATTCCAAGTGGAAGCAAGAACGTTCTTTTCCACCCTACCAAGAAAAGGAGGAGCAAAGATACCCGGGTGCCCAGTCCCACCGGTCGGCTGAAAGGGAGTACGTGGGGGGTTCTGTCCCAAAGATAGCCTATGAGTACAATCACAACCGGCGCAGGCATCCGGAGGGGGAAAAGCCTTTTCCAGGTGATAGAGCTCAGAAGTACGTGAAGCAGGAGGACCAGAAATACAGTTCTTCTAAGGGTGCCCGGAATAGCAAAGAGTCAGAGTGCTTTAGTGGTGGAAGAGCGAGGCGGACTGAAGAAGGACACGTCGAAGTACCTGTTAAATATAGCTCAAAGAAGGGCTGTGATGCTTGTGTTAACTCTTCCAAAACGGATGTTGAGCCgagatcttttaaaaacaaaccgAATGAAAGAGTAAGGAAGGACGGGGAATTGAGGAAAAATGTAGATTCCTCCAATAGCCAGTGTGATTCGAGTCATACTGTTTCAGATGTGAAAGTGTCAGATGTCAACTGTATGAGGGAACATCTCACAATCAAAGTGGATCTGAAGAAAACGGTGACCAAGTACAG GAGTGCTTCCAGCCATACTACAGAGAGACAGATATCCCATGATCTGGCTGCTGTTGgcagaaaaaatgagaattttcatCCCGTGTTTGAGCACATGGaatctgtaaaacaaaatgttgAAAAGGACCCATCAAAAGAATTTACTCAGGAAATAATCACAATTATTCATCAAGTTAAAG caaattattttgcatcttCTGACATAACTCTACATGAACGATTCTCAAAAATTCAGGATAAACCAAGTACAAATACGAATGAAGTGAAAATACATTCGGATCCAGAAATTCACAG GAGAATTGACATGTCTCTAGCAGAACTTCAGAACAAACGAACTGTGCCATCTGAATCTCCACAG AACGTTGTAAGAGTGTTAGAAGATCCAAATGATCTACGGTATGACatagaaaggagaagaaaagagagattgAAGAATGAAGATGAGAGAGTCTTTCATGTAGATGGTGTAACTCCAAG GAACCAGCAAAGCTGCGGTCTTTCAAAGTTACAAACCTCTCAACTTGATGGCTTCCAAAAGCCTATGAGGTTCATTAAGCCAGCTTTCAGGAAATTTATTGGGAGACCTCATCTG AATTCTTACTATTCTTCAAAACCAAGTGATACTTACCCTCACAGACGAATTAGAGGACACCTTGAAAATGCAGGACCCATCAGAAGGCACTTTAAG agcAACTCTGCAGATGGCCGTTTGCAATCCCATTATAAATCAGGCTTAGTACAGAAGGGTTTATATATTCAGGCTAAGTACCAGCGGTTACGTTCTGTTGGTGTGAGGGGATTTACCACTAATAAATTCAGAGATGGatttttgaggaaagaaaag GGAAATCTAAATATTGCAACAGAAACCTGA
- the BCLAF3 gene encoding BCLAF1 and THRAP3 family member 3 isoform X1, whose product MTRSRSRSPRWKPRSLSPAFRSPEHHRQRHAHINYDCEYKSFRKDPKKPMPWRTEDEKYGQSNSRFAPHGNNHQRIYERRSPSPNLKRIPMEDAYSHKPYRTHSSERTESSRRCQLPPKYSEIPYKEHDRPFYQHKMEDRYVFDHYKVTGNEKGMKPFHRPLGSSCKLERKWHEDDLRHQRLHEEKYGQSPRRISDEFTARSSLQKRYPEDHDYREYGHTSKRAKEMERYDCGDVARNSKWKQERSFPPYQEKEEQRYPGAQSHRSAEREYVGGSVPKIAYEYNHNRRRHPEGEKPFPGDRAQKYVKQEDQKYSSSKGARNSKESECFSGGRARRTEEGHVEVPVKYSSKKGCDACVNSSKTDVEPRSFKNKPNERVRKDGELRKNVDSSNSQCDSSHTVSDVKVSDVNCMREHLTIKVDLKKTVTKYRSASSHTTERQISHDLAAVGRKNENFHPVFEHMESVKQNVEKDPSKEFTQEIITIIHQVKANYFASSDITLHERFSKIQDKPSTNTNEVKIHSDPEIHRRIDMSLAELQNKRTVPSESPQNVVRVLEDPNDLRYDIERRRKERLKNEDERVFHVDGVTPRNQQSCGLSKLQTSQLDGFQKPMRFIKPAFRKFIGRPHLNSYYSSKPSDTYPHRRIRGHLENAGPIRRHFKSNSADGRLQSHYKSGLVQKGLYIQAKYQRLRSVGVRGFTTNKFRDGFLRKEKATLIVYSCFFHVYSMETC is encoded by the exons ATGACAAGATCTAGATCAAGATCACCACGATGGAAACCAAG GTCCTTATCTCCAGCATTTAGGAGTCCAGAGCATCATAGGCAAAGGCATGCTCATATTAATTATGACTGTGAATATAAAAGCTTTCGTAAGGACCCAAAGAAGCCTATGCCTTGGagaacagaagatgaaaaatatggACAAAGCAATTCCAGGTTTGCACCTCATGGAAATAACCACCAGAGAATATATGAACGTAGGTCACCTTCACCAAACCTGAAAAGAATTCCCATGGAAGATGCTTACAGTCATAAGCCCTACAGAACACATTCAtctgaaagaactgaaagcagTAGGAGATGCCAGTTACCACCAAAATACTCAGAAATACCTTATAAAGAGCACGATCGTCCATTTTACCAACACAAAATGGAGGACAGATATGTGTTTGATCACTACAAAGTCACTGGAAACGAAAAAGGAATGAAGCCTTTTCATAGACCATTAGGGTCTTCATGtaaacttgaaagaaaatggCATGAAGATGACTTGAGGCACCAGAGGTTACATGAAGAGAAGTATGGTCAGTCACCCAGAAGAATTTCTGATGAATTCACGGCAAGGAGCTCTTTACAGAAGAG GTATCCTGAAGATCACGATTACAGAGAATATGGGCACACGTCTAAAAGGGCTAAGGAAATGGAGAGGTATGACTGTGGAGACGTAGCAAGAAATTCCAAGTGGAAGCAAGAACGTTCTTTTCCACCCTACCAAGAAAAGGAGGAGCAAAGATACCCGGGTGCCCAGTCCCACCGGTCGGCTGAAAGGGAGTACGTGGGGGGTTCTGTCCCAAAGATAGCCTATGAGTACAATCACAACCGGCGCAGGCATCCGGAGGGGGAAAAGCCTTTTCCAGGTGATAGAGCTCAGAAGTACGTGAAGCAGGAGGACCAGAAATACAGTTCTTCTAAGGGTGCCCGGAATAGCAAAGAGTCAGAGTGCTTTAGTGGTGGAAGAGCGAGGCGGACTGAAGAAGGACACGTCGAAGTACCTGTTAAATATAGCTCAAAGAAGGGCTGTGATGCTTGTGTTAACTCTTCCAAAACGGATGTTGAGCCgagatcttttaaaaacaaaccgAATGAAAGAGTAAGGAAGGACGGGGAATTGAGGAAAAATGTAGATTCCTCCAATAGCCAGTGTGATTCGAGTCATACTGTTTCAGATGTGAAAGTGTCAGATGTCAACTGTATGAGGGAACATCTCACAATCAAAGTGGATCTGAAGAAAACGGTGACCAAGTACAG GAGTGCTTCCAGCCATACTACAGAGAGACAGATATCCCATGATCTGGCTGCTGTTGgcagaaaaaatgagaattttcatCCCGTGTTTGAGCACATGGaatctgtaaaacaaaatgttgAAAAGGACCCATCAAAAGAATTTACTCAGGAAATAATCACAATTATTCATCAAGTTAAAG caaattattttgcatcttCTGACATAACTCTACATGAACGATTCTCAAAAATTCAGGATAAACCAAGTACAAATACGAATGAAGTGAAAATACATTCGGATCCAGAAATTCACAG GAGAATTGACATGTCTCTAGCAGAACTTCAGAACAAACGAACTGTGCCATCTGAATCTCCACAG AACGTTGTAAGAGTGTTAGAAGATCCAAATGATCTACGGTATGACatagaaaggagaagaaaagagagattgAAGAATGAAGATGAGAGAGTCTTTCATGTAGATGGTGTAACTCCAAG GAACCAGCAAAGCTGCGGTCTTTCAAAGTTACAAACCTCTCAACTTGATGGCTTCCAAAAGCCTATGAGGTTCATTAAGCCAGCTTTCAGGAAATTTATTGGGAGACCTCATCTG AATTCTTACTATTCTTCAAAACCAAGTGATACTTACCCTCACAGACGAATTAGAGGACACCTTGAAAATGCAGGACCCATCAGAAGGCACTTTAAG agcAACTCTGCAGATGGCCGTTTGCAATCCCATTATAAATCAGGCTTAGTACAGAAGGGTTTATATATTCAGGCTAAGTACCAGCGGTTACGTTCTGTTGGTGTGAGGGGATTTACCACTAATAAATTCAGAGATGGatttttgaggaaagaaaag GCAACCTTGATTGTGTACTCCTGTTTCTTCCATGTTTATTCTATGGAAACTTGCTGA
- the BCLAF3 gene encoding BCLAF1 and THRAP3 family member 3 isoform X2 produces the protein MTRSRSRSPRWKPRSLSPAFRSPEHHRQRHAHINYDCEYKSFRKDPKKPMPWRTEDEKYGQSNSRFAPHGNNHQRIYERRSPSPNLKRIPMEDAYSHKPYRTHSSERTESSRRCQLPPKYSEIPYKEHDRPFYQHKMEDRYVFDHYKVTGNEKGMKPFHRPLGSSCKLERKWHEDDLRHQRLHEEKYGQSPRRISDEFTARSSLQKRYPEDHDYREYGHTSKRAKEMERYDCGDVARNSKWKQERSFPPYQEKEEQRYPGAQSHRSAEREYVGGSVPKIAYEYNHNRRRHPEGEKPFPGDRAQKYVKQEDQKYSSSKGARNSKESECFSGGRARRTEEGHVEVPVKYSSKKGCDACVNSSKTDVEPRSFKNKPNERVRKDGELRKNVDSSNSQCDSSHTVSDVKVSDVNCMREHLTIKVDLKKTVTKYRSASSHTTERQISHDLAAVGRKNENFHPVFEHMESVKQNVEKDPSKEFTQEIITIIHQVKANYFASSDITLHERFSKIQDKPSTNTNEVKIHSDPEIHRRIDMSLAELQNKRTVPSESPQNVVRVLEDPNDLRYDIERRRKERLKNEDERVFHVDGVTPRNQQSCGLSKLQTSQLDGFQKPMRFIKPAFRKFIGRPHLNSYYSSKPSDTYPHRRIRGHLENAGPIRRHFKSNSADGRLQSHYKSGLVQKGLYIQAKYQRLRSVGVRGFTTNKFRDGFLRKEKDTTVSVSLLQCSY, from the exons ATGACAAGATCTAGATCAAGATCACCACGATGGAAACCAAG GTCCTTATCTCCAGCATTTAGGAGTCCAGAGCATCATAGGCAAAGGCATGCTCATATTAATTATGACTGTGAATATAAAAGCTTTCGTAAGGACCCAAAGAAGCCTATGCCTTGGagaacagaagatgaaaaatatggACAAAGCAATTCCAGGTTTGCACCTCATGGAAATAACCACCAGAGAATATATGAACGTAGGTCACCTTCACCAAACCTGAAAAGAATTCCCATGGAAGATGCTTACAGTCATAAGCCCTACAGAACACATTCAtctgaaagaactgaaagcagTAGGAGATGCCAGTTACCACCAAAATACTCAGAAATACCTTATAAAGAGCACGATCGTCCATTTTACCAACACAAAATGGAGGACAGATATGTGTTTGATCACTACAAAGTCACTGGAAACGAAAAAGGAATGAAGCCTTTTCATAGACCATTAGGGTCTTCATGtaaacttgaaagaaaatggCATGAAGATGACTTGAGGCACCAGAGGTTACATGAAGAGAAGTATGGTCAGTCACCCAGAAGAATTTCTGATGAATTCACGGCAAGGAGCTCTTTACAGAAGAG GTATCCTGAAGATCACGATTACAGAGAATATGGGCACACGTCTAAAAGGGCTAAGGAAATGGAGAGGTATGACTGTGGAGACGTAGCAAGAAATTCCAAGTGGAAGCAAGAACGTTCTTTTCCACCCTACCAAGAAAAGGAGGAGCAAAGATACCCGGGTGCCCAGTCCCACCGGTCGGCTGAAAGGGAGTACGTGGGGGGTTCTGTCCCAAAGATAGCCTATGAGTACAATCACAACCGGCGCAGGCATCCGGAGGGGGAAAAGCCTTTTCCAGGTGATAGAGCTCAGAAGTACGTGAAGCAGGAGGACCAGAAATACAGTTCTTCTAAGGGTGCCCGGAATAGCAAAGAGTCAGAGTGCTTTAGTGGTGGAAGAGCGAGGCGGACTGAAGAAGGACACGTCGAAGTACCTGTTAAATATAGCTCAAAGAAGGGCTGTGATGCTTGTGTTAACTCTTCCAAAACGGATGTTGAGCCgagatcttttaaaaacaaaccgAATGAAAGAGTAAGGAAGGACGGGGAATTGAGGAAAAATGTAGATTCCTCCAATAGCCAGTGTGATTCGAGTCATACTGTTTCAGATGTGAAAGTGTCAGATGTCAACTGTATGAGGGAACATCTCACAATCAAAGTGGATCTGAAGAAAACGGTGACCAAGTACAG GAGTGCTTCCAGCCATACTACAGAGAGACAGATATCCCATGATCTGGCTGCTGTTGgcagaaaaaatgagaattttcatCCCGTGTTTGAGCACATGGaatctgtaaaacaaaatgttgAAAAGGACCCATCAAAAGAATTTACTCAGGAAATAATCACAATTATTCATCAAGTTAAAG caaattattttgcatcttCTGACATAACTCTACATGAACGATTCTCAAAAATTCAGGATAAACCAAGTACAAATACGAATGAAGTGAAAATACATTCGGATCCAGAAATTCACAG GAGAATTGACATGTCTCTAGCAGAACTTCAGAACAAACGAACTGTGCCATCTGAATCTCCACAG AACGTTGTAAGAGTGTTAGAAGATCCAAATGATCTACGGTATGACatagaaaggagaagaaaagagagattgAAGAATGAAGATGAGAGAGTCTTTCATGTAGATGGTGTAACTCCAAG GAACCAGCAAAGCTGCGGTCTTTCAAAGTTACAAACCTCTCAACTTGATGGCTTCCAAAAGCCTATGAGGTTCATTAAGCCAGCTTTCAGGAAATTTATTGGGAGACCTCATCTG AATTCTTACTATTCTTCAAAACCAAGTGATACTTACCCTCACAGACGAATTAGAGGACACCTTGAAAATGCAGGACCCATCAGAAGGCACTTTAAG agcAACTCTGCAGATGGCCGTTTGCAATCCCATTATAAATCAGGCTTAGTACAGAAGGGTTTATATATTCAGGCTAAGTACCAGCGGTTACGTTCTGTTGGTGTGAGGGGATTTACCACTAATAAATTCAGAGATGGatttttgaggaaagaaaag GATACTACTGTGTCTGTAAGCTTGCTGCAGTGTTCTTACTAA